ttcggttaatttggacaGTTTTTCCAAATCCCGTGAAATACGAATTAGCAAGCCTTTACTCTATTGCACTAGCTGTTGGAGCTTTCGAACGTCTCTCAACATTAGCGAGTGCACTGTGCAAGCACAGAGCAACCAGAGCATGGAGTTTTTGAGTATACCAGCTTCTATGCAGTGGAGAGGCTTGGCTACTTGGAATAGAAGCATtcaaagtgctttcaacgttttttgtgcAATTTTCTAAAGTTCAGTATAACTTCTTAATGAATGGATGGTTGTGTGAAATGCATTTCTGTTGAGTTTAAAAATGCATACTTAGCTGTAGTGTGCTAGTGCAGCGATATCTCAACATCTTGCCGGTGCAAGATAAACCACATGAGCAATGCACTGTTCATGCTTCTGACACGTTCGAACCACAAAAAACATGCGCTTGCAAAACCACAACCACTGAAAACTAATGCTCTCCGAGAGCTTCAGTGTAAAAAAATGCTCAACAACTCTACCAAGGAACAAACAAAGCTACTGcttatgtcactgaaatgctgaATTTTACCACCAACCAATGGTGAAAAGGTGTTATTCTCTGTATGTCAAGAGCATCATAGAGCGCTGCAACACAAAACCTACGTCGCCAGAAACGCTAGACTGCACTATCAGTTTTCCAGTGTTGCTCACCAGCATCATGCATCAAAGGATACAATTCGGCGATGTCACTTTTCACAACCATCTCAGAATATGGCCCTTGGTCATATTCTTGCAATGAGGTAGGTAACTTTTCCTATGTATGTTCTACGTGTGACCAACATGCAGCCCATTAACACGAAATCACTTGGCACCATTAATACAAAAGTAGAAGGAAAGGACTACTCcctctgaacaaaaaaaaattttatttttcagaaaaaaataaacagtaacCGCAAGGAAGTATGTATAtgacacatatatacatacatacacatacaccaCTACTATATTACAGGGAATTGAACCCACTTCATACCACCTGCCAACAGAGAACATTTTGGagcaaaaatacaataaaaaaaaaggccgaAATGAATCAACTTCCAAAACAGTCACGTCAACAGATGTGTCGCTAATGCAGGACAATACCTAGATGAAAATTTCCGTTTACAGCTCGGTTAAACATACATGCGCTCACCAGATCACAGTACTACCGATGTATTTACACAGAAAAATTGGTTACAGTCGTAATGCAGACATCtatatttcagtaagcatgtgcGCACGGGTGgtgccatgattttttttttcttcagggttAACATGCTGGCACTTGTGTTCTCAGCACTGTCGCAGCAGCACCCATGGCAGCAGAGAAAAACAACAGGAGGGCGCACGCTCGTTTAGTAGGACATAAGTAGAGGCTCGGTCCAACAACGCTAGCGCACAACAACTTGCTCGAAACCCCGCGTTTGCAAATCCAGTGGCAGTCAATGTTGAGAGAATCCTACACACGTGAACGGGGATGGATGCCCTCGCTTCGGCCATGTATACATACGGTGCAACCTGCGCTTTACAACTTTTACTCGAAGACTCATCCGTGCACGGGGGTGCAGAAAGCTCGGATGGCCTCTTGAGGAGTGCTTGCAGGGGAAACATGTCTAACACGATTTCCGATCACTGTGCTCAGTTGAGTACGCTTCTGCAAATGCACGTGTCAGCAGACATCTTGCAACTTGCACACGCTTGCGGTGTGATTGAGTGGCGTTCCAACATTCCTTCCAGGACATTCTCGAATACAGCAATCGAAAGAGTGTAGCATCCATTCCTGTCTTTAGAGGATATGCCTTGCCACACAGACACCCACTCTTAAATTTTCAAACTGTGCCCACTTCAGCCGTAAGACACCTGTGCAAGTGCCCTTGGTTGGCAAGTTGCAGGCTGTCTGCGAAACGAATGCTACAGCGCCTAACCACACCACATTTTATCCCACTAACACTGACCAGCACACATGCTTCACCTATTACATCCAGTGAATACCGCTGACTCAAGGCATGACTGCTGGCAATTCCTTGTTGCAGCCAGCTTTAAAAAGAGATTGTTCTGTAAAGCAGCGCAATTAAAAATATAGAACAGGTAACAGGGTGAGCTAACTACATGCAGTATCACCATCAACAAGTAAAAACAAAAGGGGAAGGGGTAACAAATGGATCCACAGGGCAGAAAAGTTGGGCTAGCTCTCTTTGGAATGTCTGCAACCCGACAGCCAGACGCAGCAGATGGTTCGTCAAATGAAAAACTGGCAGCACAGAGTTCTGATACAACGGAGCAGCAGACAATGACTGGCCAGCGACCTACAAACGAGCTCTGCACATCCATTTGCTCGACGTCCAGTAGGTGCAAGCAGAGAGGTGTAggaggacaaaaagaaagaaagcccgcTGTTCTTAGATGCGACACCTAGCGAGCGCAGCAAGTGCGACTTGAGCGAGCAAACAAATACATGCATGCAGGAAGCATTCAAATAAGAAGTGCCTGTATGGGACTAAAACGAAACAAAAGTTTCATAAACATCATCAATAAATACATCGACGCACGGGCACATACCACTTGGAGTGCAATTTTACAGGGCATGGTGTGGAAAACAAAAGATGTCGGACACGGCCATGCCATACACACTTGAAGTGGGTTTTAAGGGCTGCTAGAAATGTCGCAccggaaataaaaagaaaaagaaaaaagaaaacccgtCTGCACCTTCTTCCTTAGCCAAGAGGAGCTCTGGGGGACAGGGCGGGGAACCATTTAAGACAAGCAACGACAAGGAGGCAGGTAGGATGATGCTGGTACTGGAAGGGGAGGTAGGGCTCGGTGGCGGGCAGGGATGGGAGTTGCAATGGTGGTGGTTTGTAGAGGGGGAAGGGCGGGCAGGGGGATTGGGCCGCACGAAGCGCTCAACCGCGGGAGTACATGATCAGAGCCACGATGAGACCGTACAGCCCGAGCACTTCAGCGAAAATGAGGATCAGAATCATGCCCACAAACAGCCGGGGCTGCTGCGCCGTACCACGCACGCCGGCATCCCCCACGATTCCAATGGCAAAGCCAGCTGCCAATCCGCTCAGCCCTACACTCAGTCCAGCTCCCAGGTGCAGGAACGCACTGCAATGAGGAAATGAGGGAAATTATACTAAAGAACAATACACATCAGTTCACTTGCAGCGCTAGAAAAGGCAGCATGTCCATGCTCAGACAAGTCTATCTTGACGCTCACAAAAAAATGTGAAGAAACTGATATCTATGATGGCAGAGGTGTCATTGCTGGTGAAAAATGTCAATGCAGTTATCCAAAACTTAGTGACAGGGCTACAGATACGCAAAAAGCACAATATTAAAGAGACAGTCTACCGTCCTTCatagcttttctgttttgtactgcaatagaaagcgtaccgtctgaagtgtccaaccttgcagcggtttctctggaagtgagcagaaatttttaaaatagaatttttctatctgcattcggtcttcttccactggcgtgaaacatgcccacaacactggttggtggatgCGATGACTGTAGTGCCatgaaagcacatgtgatttctgtaggattactttattttcgctgaacactaatgtaatgaatgtaacagttgttttcagcgcgctagcagttaaatgaagccttattatacgattgcaggacacttgttttgctgtaaccgcagtctatgcgtttattttagcactgctgccgcaatgcAAGCCAAGTTGATTTGTCAAAAATAGGCTATAAATGCATGCCTTACAGCGCAGCACAtgcgagacatcctaacaacaatacagcggcacagtacaaCCAGCGAGGACGgctgcatggcatagcgcatgagttgaaggaGACTAAATTGAAGACAGCGCTGCAAGCAGCGCAACCAGGTGCCTTTTTGgatgcgcgagaaaaaaaaaaaaaaaagaaaaaagaaaattactCTCCGACgtaaccgaaagctgcctcaagtgcgtaaaatacaatttcaagttatacatgtttgtttttaagcaaaacgagtctacctgcgaggatttcttgtcctaccagtagattggccacatcgctgttgggtgatgctagcagtcattctttcacgattttcaacatcaaattaaaatgCAATTCCTTTTTTTGGGGGGtgaaagcatgctcgttgccactGATGCAATGAACGATCTCATTTTCatcacaatcagaaaaatttttccaagCGGTAGACAGTCCTTTTAAATAAGTTAAACACACATAGTCAACCATTCAACCATTTATTAGGGCTCAACGGGAACTGCCAAACAGAATAATagagagaagtaaaaaaaaaaagtggattcACATGAACAAAGTACCTTTACCCACTGGCTGTAAAAACTACAACTGTACACATGCATGCTGACATGCGACCAGCTCAGTTACTGAGTTACTAATTTGAACAACAGCACCATACCTACAGCGAAAAATGTTTAAATTCAGCCGACTGTATGTACCGGTACTCAAGGAGCATATGTTAACCTCAAGTACCTTACCTTCGCTACAAACTGTGCACTTATCAAATCTGTTCAGATGCTAATGGATGCAGTCAATCTGTTGTGGCATCATGGATtcatattttatattttattttcaccaaTCTTGGCAGCTTAGATCAAACTAGACAATGGCTATGAATTTAAAAAAGGGCATTAGAAGTATTTGAAGGATGTAAGGAGCACACGTTCAGAGTGCGTTGGTATTTCTGATAATGCTGAGCTCAAGACTTGCTTAATGCAAATTGCAGGCTTCACTAACAACAATTTGCGTACCTATCAGCCTCGTCATAATACAGACATCGAAGTATCAGTGTAGACAGATGAAGTACTTGAGCGCTGTATTATCCATAATTTTGCCATCACATGTCCATTATGAGAAAACAAAATGGAGGTAAGAGTCATTTCTTAAATAGTGCGTAAAAATCTCAGCACCTAAATGCCAGTGTGATGTCATGAATTTCAAgggatttttttttgtccacattcACCCCATGAAATTTTCTTGAGCCTGCAAAGTATTTGGTTCCCTTAGAACAATGTAATTCaatcttgcagaaaaaaaaaagttggcccTAGAAGACAGCCATCAAAACCATAGAATGTCAGGGTTAGTTTGTGTGGGAGCCTCAAAGTGGCGTCAccacctgcatttctttttgaaaCAAGCAAGTGGCGATTTTGGTTTTATGAAAGGGCAATTTCCTAATACAAGAGAAATCTGTTTAGTGCACCTGCAAGAGATATGATCTACTTCATAATAAGGCAATGTTAAAAATAGTGCCAGGCAGAACTGATCTACGAACTCCAGTAAGCAACCTGTTAAGCATCATTCAATGATGTCTTGTGTGCCACTTTATGCAAAaaatttcttttactttaaaGGGACGATTAGTCCTGCTAGGTAAACTGAAGCAATGAGCTTCATACATTGGCCAATGAACATGCTCTACTGTACTCTACCGTAATTCCAATGCAGCAGGGCTGAGAGAGGAGCGGTGTGTGTGCTCTACTCGCAATTTATGTTGAATCTGAATGCAAGGGTGTTAGCAAAAGACAGCCTCGGAAACACTCACGAAAATAATTTGTAGTCCGGCTTGATGGTACTGGAGATAAGTACAGCAACGACGAGGCCATAGATGGCAATGATACCCGCCATGACTACTGGAATGATGGACTTCATGATGAGCTCCGGCCGCATCACAGACATGGCCGCAATGCCTGTGCCCGACTTTGCCGTGCCATAGGCAGCTCCCAGTGCTGAAAAGACCCGACATTGAGAGGAAAACTGTCAGCACCACTAGGGAAACGAGAAAATAGCAGATCAGGAACAAAAGTCCTCAGGCATGTAAGCTTTATGCACTTTATTGCTTTTCTTCTACAGTCAGGTACAATGAAGTAGCAGCTGAGCAATTATGctaaagacagggcatgcaaagacagacacaagagagaagtcaggacaccacaaactcagacttctctcgtgtccgtgtttgcacgccctgtctcttaaacatgaatacttgccaactagctcagctctcttatTCTGAGCAATTAGATACAAAAATCATGTGACTGAATTATTGAAGTGTGGCGACAGACAAGGTAACTGTAACCTAAGAAACGTAAGATTAGGGAGTTTCATATTAACCGTCCTGATGTAATGCAAAGCCCTAAACCCTGCTTGGGTTATATTCTAAAAGAATTTGGTTCTTTTGTAT
This window of the Rhipicephalus sanguineus isolate Rsan-2018 chromosome 2, BIME_Rsan_1.4, whole genome shotgun sequence genome carries:
- the LOC119382653 gene encoding V-type proton ATPase 16 kDa proteolipid subunit c, translating into MADKEPLYTPFFGVMGAVAAMAFSALGAAYGTAKSGTGIAAMSVMRPELIMKSIIPVVMAGIIAIYGLVVAVLISSTIKPDYKLFSAFLHLGAGLSVGLSGLAAGFAIGIVGDAGVRGTAQQPRLFVGMILILIFAEVLGLYGLIVALIMYSRG